The region GTCACAGGTGGGGTCACCGGTGGTGCTGCAGGAGGCGCGGCCGGTGGCGCGGCGGCGACGACGGGCGTTCCGGCCACGACGCCGCGCTCCAGCCGTTCGAGCCGGGCCAGCAGCGCGGCCTCACCCTCGTCGGCCCCGGGCAGCAGCACGCGGGCGCACACGAGTTCCAGCAGCAGGCGGGGAGAGGTCGCGCCGCGCATCTCGGTCAGTCCGGCGTTGAAGACCTCCGCCGCCCGGGTCAGCTCGGCGGGGCCCATGGACGCCGCCTGCGCCTGGAGGCGCTCCAGCTCGTCGGCCGGCCGGTCGAGCAGTCCGCTGCCCGCGGCCTCGGGGACGTTGGAGAGGATCACCAGGTCGCGGAAGCGTTCGAGCAGGTCGGTGGCGAAGCGGCGGGGGTCGTGGCCGCCCTCGATCACCCGGTGCACCGCGTGGAACACGGCCGCGCCGTCCCGCTTGGCGAACGCGTCGACCACCTCGTCCAGCAGGTCGCCGTCGGTGTAGCCGAGAAGGGACACCGCCCGCGGATAGGTGATGCCGGCCTCGTCGGCGCCCGCGAGAAGCTGGTCGAGGATCGACAGCGTGTCACGGGCCGACCCGGCGCCCGCCCGGACGACCAGCGGTAACGCGGCCGGCTCGTACGGCACCGACTCGGATTCGAGGATCTCCTCCATCAGCCGCCGCAGCGTGGCGGGCGGCATCAGCCGGAACGGGTAGTGGTGGGTGCGGGACTTGATGGTCCCGATGACCTTCTCCGGCTCGGTGGTGGCGAAGACGAACTTGAGGTGCGGCGGCGGCTCCTCGACCAGCTTCAGCAGCGCGTTGAAGCCCTCACGGGTGACCATGTGGGCCTCGTCGATGATGTAGATCTTGTATCTCGCCGAGACGGGGGCGAAGAACGCCCGCTCGCGCAGGTCGCGCGCGTCGTCGACGCCGCCGTGGGACGCCGCGTCGATCTCGATGACGTCGAGGTGGCCGGGCCCGGTGGGCGCCAGCGCCACGCAGGAGTCGCACTTCCCGCAGGGGTCCGGCGTCGGGCCCTGCTCACAGTTGAGGGACCGCGCGAGGATGCGCGCACTGGAGGTCTTGCCGCAGCCACGCGGGCCGCTGAAAAGATAGGCGTGATTGATCCGGCCGCTGCGCAACGCCTGGCGCAGCGGGTCGGTGACGTGTTCCTGCCCCTTGACCTCGGCGAACGTCCCCGGTCTGTACTTGCGGTACAGCGCAAGACTCATGCCGCCTCCTCGGCGGGTCGACCCGGCCGGCGTACCCGCTAACTGAGAGACCCCTCGCACACCCGCCAGAGCCCGCTTATCCTTGCTGCCTTCCGGCCCTGGGGAGGTTCACAGGATGACGCCGCGCGAGGGGTCCGCTGGACAGTCTAGCCACTCGGCGGGGGTGCGTGAGCACCAGAATCGCTCGTTGTCATCCCCGTCGAAACCACACCGGAAGTGAGCTAAGCTGTCCGACGGAGGATTCGCCTAGTTGGCCTAGGGCGCACGCTTGGAAAGCGTGTTGGGGGCAACCCCTCAGGAGTTCGAATCTCCTATCCTCCGCGCATGGTTGAGCAGCAAGAACGCGAAAGGCCCGGCCCATCCAACCGGGCCTTTCGCGCGTCCGGGGTCTCTGTTCTGCTCTCAGTCGACCGGACCTAGATCCAGCTGCGCAGCAGCATGCGGCTCAGCCAGGTGCCGTACGGGACGGGGACGGCGGTGAGGACCGGGGACAGCCACCAGAAGTCGGCCAGGGCCAGCAGGACGAACGCGCCCACCAGCGCCGCGCCCGCGGAGCGCCGCACGGCCGAGGCGCCCGGCGGCCCGAGGACGAGCCCGCAGGCGAGCACGATCGCGAGGATCAGGAACGGCAGCGCGGGCAGCAGGTAGAACAGGAACGTCGTGCGGTGGTCGGCCAGCGCGAAGTAGCACCACGGCAGCCAGCCCGCCGCGTAGCCGAGCACGACGGCCCCCGCGCGCCAGTCACGGGTGGTCAGGTGCCACACGACCATCGCGATCAGCGCGAGCAGTCCGGCGTACCAGACGACCGGGGTGCCGGTCCCGAGGATCGCCTGGCTGCAGGAGCGCGCCCCGCAGGCGCCGGCGGACGAGCGGTAGTAGAAGAGGACCGGGCGTAACAGCAGCGGCCAGCTCCAGGGGTCCGACTGGTAGTCGTGGTGGGCGCTCAGGCCCTGGTGGAAGCCCAGCACCTGGCTCTGGTAGTCGATCAGGGACCGCAGTGAGTCGACGGCGAAGTAGGCCCAGCCGTTCTGGCTCGCGCGGTCCCAGTTGCGGCCGTAGCCG is a window of Microbispora sp. NBC_01189 DNA encoding:
- a CDS encoding DNA polymerase III subunit gamma and tau — protein: MSLALYRKYRPGTFAEVKGQEHVTDPLRQALRSGRINHAYLFSGPRGCGKTSSARILARSLNCEQGPTPDPCGKCDSCVALAPTGPGHLDVIEIDAASHGGVDDARDLRERAFFAPVSARYKIYIIDEAHMVTREGFNALLKLVEEPPPHLKFVFATTEPEKVIGTIKSRTHHYPFRLMPPATLRRLMEEILESESVPYEPAALPLVVRAGAGSARDTLSILDQLLAGADEAGITYPRAVSLLGYTDGDLLDEVVDAFAKRDGAAVFHAVHRVIEGGHDPRRFATDLLERFRDLVILSNVPEAAGSGLLDRPADELERLQAQAASMGPAELTRAAEVFNAGLTEMRGATSPRLLLELVCARVLLPGADEGEAALLARLERLERGVVAGTPVVAAAPPAAPPAAPPVTPPVTPSVTPPAAQSPRPQAAAPTRTGDADDWPTPVRPGSGAAPPSAQAQAPATGVVQGVVQGGGPVYQAWPRVLEAIRNRQKVAWIILNAQGRLLGVEGNVVTIGFEKPGDVQGFLKGKREETVAAALGEVLGGVWRVEVVVGGSGPGPSGSAARGPSGPPAPAPPAPVAPTGSSMAATPTAPVAPTPSAAPVATPPAAAPPAAPIGAPAPAGARPTAPPAGNGGAGAGGTTDESWPDAPSDDFDSPAPGPPSGASSAFATARPAGRPAGPSRPRQAWPETVPGRGDAGADVSELTGMALIQHELGGRIIEEIDHS